The proteins below come from a single Beutenbergia cavernae DSM 12333 genomic window:
- a CDS encoding ROK family protein produces MTGTNDGAPVVAVDVGGTKIRSALVCGRDQVGEAGWRATPREGGAPVLQAVRAEVEALVASSAVRPRGVGLACAGTVDRDRGVVVAAGSTLADWSGTRLRRALEPGLGLPVVVDNDCNAFASGVAADDGGSLLAVMVGTGLGAGLVIDGELHRGRRFTAGEIAHMAAGESVGPWCGCGLPGHLEGIASGSGIDRYHAHLTGQGAVGVGVVAQRYRHGDPTAAQVVTAAGAALGGALAGLAVALDLDRVVVGGGVIDAVPEVGEIVANRFDHALPPTLQRDVRLEVSPDSATAVLRGIARQVADTTARRPGPEGHAR; encoded by the coding sequence ATGACGGGGACGAACGACGGGGCACCCGTCGTCGCCGTCGACGTCGGGGGAACCAAGATCCGCTCGGCGCTGGTCTGCGGCCGCGACCAGGTCGGGGAGGCTGGGTGGCGCGCCACGCCGCGCGAGGGTGGAGCCCCCGTGCTCCAGGCGGTCCGCGCGGAGGTCGAGGCACTCGTCGCCAGCTCCGCGGTGCGCCCCCGGGGCGTGGGTCTCGCGTGCGCGGGTACGGTCGACCGCGACCGGGGTGTGGTGGTGGCCGCCGGCTCGACCCTCGCGGACTGGAGCGGTACACGGCTGCGCCGTGCGCTCGAACCCGGCCTCGGCCTGCCCGTCGTCGTCGACAACGACTGCAACGCCTTCGCCTCCGGTGTTGCGGCCGACGACGGCGGTTCGCTGCTCGCGGTGATGGTCGGGACCGGCCTGGGGGCGGGCCTGGTGATCGACGGCGAGCTCCACCGCGGGCGGCGCTTCACGGCCGGCGAGATCGCACACATGGCAGCCGGGGAGAGCGTGGGCCCGTGGTGCGGCTGCGGCCTTCCGGGACACCTCGAGGGGATCGCCTCGGGTTCCGGCATCGACCGGTACCACGCGCACCTGACGGGGCAGGGCGCCGTCGGCGTGGGCGTTGTCGCGCAGCGGTACCGGCACGGCGATCCGACGGCGGCACAGGTCGTCACGGCGGCGGGCGCGGCGCTCGGGGGCGCCCTCGCCGGGCTCGCCGTTGCGCTCGACCTCGACCGCGTCGTCGTGGGCGGAGGCGTGATCGACGCCGTCCCCGAGGTCGGGGAGATCGTCGCCAACCGGTTCGATCACGCCCTCCCCCCGACGCTCCAGCGGGACGTTCGGCTCGAGGTCTCGCCGGACTCTGCCACCGCCGTCCTGCGGGGGATCGCCCGCCAGGTCGCCGACACCACCGCCCGACGACCCGGACCCGAAGGACACGCCAGATGA